In Thermodesulfobacteriota bacterium, the genomic stretch CCCGGATCGGGGCCTTTTTGCCGATTGGTCCAGTTGATGGTGATCGCAAGAGAGAGAAGCGAGCTGCAGGAGGGTACATCTATAATACGAAATGGGCGCCCTTGTCAAGGCCAAAGTTCCAACGGGCGCTTAAACAGCGGATGAAACGGGTATTCAGAACCGCCTGTTCGAGGCGTTATACTTGCCGACGGGCCTTTTGAAGGGGATCCCCTTTACAGGCTCAAGAGTCCTGGTGTCGTATACGGCTATCCTCCCGTCGTCTTCCGAGACGCTGACGAGCGCATACGCCCCGTCCCCCGTGAACTCGATGTGCATGGCCTTTTTCCCTGGCTCAGGGACCACCTCGCCCGCGATGGCGAGGGTCTTTTTATCTATGAGCTGGATCGTGTCCGTTCCGGTATCGACCCAGACGTGCGGGACGTTCTCATGCGTGCGGGCGAAAAAGCCCGGCCCCTTCACCTTTATTTCTGCCAGAAGCTCCCAGTCCCCGAGCCTGAGGACGCTCAAGACCGGCTCGCCTATGTGCGGGAACGCGGCGAACCTTTCATTGTCCGACTCCCAGAACGACGCTGAGGCGAGGTGCGGCATGCCCGATTTCAAGGGAATCTCCTTTACGGTCTTCTCTTCCTTCAAGTCCACTACCCATAGTTTCCCGCTTCCCCTTGAGGTGGCGGCCATGTATCTTTCGCCCGGCTCGATGAAGAAATCCGTCACGGGCATCGGTGTCCGCATGAACTTTTCCTCAAGCGTTCCGTCGTCGATAAAAACAAGGCCTGCCCTGTCCCTTGTTGCAGCAACGAACCTCCGCCCCTCTCTCAAGGCGTAGACAGCGCTCATGGCCCCGGAATCCCGGAACGACTTTACCGGCAGAAGGGTCGCGGCATCGAAGACCACGAGCCCCGCCGGCAGAAGGGACGCTACCGCCACTTTTTTGCCGTCAGACGAAATTGCCAGGTTCCTCGCGCTTATGCCTGCCCGTATCCTGCCGGCTTCCCTCAAGTTCAGGAGGTCGTATTTTATGACCCACCCGTCTCTTGACGAGATGAACGCATGCTCAAGGCCGGGGCCGAACTTTGGCCCGCCGTGGACAGCTCCGGCCTTAACGCTCCCCATAAGCTCGAATCTCGCTCCGTCCATGAAATGGACCGTCCCCTTCCCGGCCTCGACGACCATGAAAAGGTTCTCCCTGTCG encodes the following:
- a CDS encoding cytochrome D1 domain-containing protein, whose amino-acid sequence is MRLPFTVVIGLLLLCSSALAGVEDLYLKHCASCHHPERHGLSGPPLIPEYLGSKNETELALIIRNGLEATNMPAFKGVLSEEEILDTVRFIKTPAKAPEWGFEEMLSTRVVSSEEYGPGHGLGYDRENLFMVVEAGKGTVHFMDGARFELMGSVKAGAVHGGPKFGPGLEHAFISSRDGWVIKYDLLNLREAGRIRAGISARNLAISSDGKKVAVASLLPAGLVVFDAATLLPVKSFRDSGAMSAVYALREGRRFVAATRDRAGLVFIDDGTLEEKFMRTPMPVTDFFIEPGERYMAATSRGSGKLWVVDLKEEKTVKEIPLKSGMPHLASASFWESDNERFAAFPHIGEPVLSVLRLGDWELLAEIKVKGPGFFARTHENVPHVWVDTGTDTIQLIDKKTLAIAGEVVPEPGKKAMHIEFTGDGAYALVSVSEDDGRIAVYDTRTLEPVKGIPFKRPVGKYNASNRRF